In Athene noctua chromosome 7, bAthNoc1.hap1.1, whole genome shotgun sequence, the following proteins share a genomic window:
- the LOC141962848 gene encoding TGF-beta receptor type-2-like isoform X3 — protein sequence MSRSATINLSLKTTPMARGGSALAFAFLPAGYSMLQSKEVIPVAAISLLPPLLVAVMITVIFYLCRTQKRRKRAKAWGGKPGQPPALPEPGRSAEGEEKLSVLMDESSASASPTCASSRPAELLPIELDEMVGKGQFAEVWRAKLSHSRSGQYETVAVKIFPCEEYSSWKNESQIFTDASLKHDSVLRFLTAEDRGTGPRREYWLITAYHSRGNLKDYLSRHVLSWMDLQKMAGSLVNGVAHLHSDYTACGRPKIPIAHRDIKSTNVLVKNEQECVLCDFGIAIRLDPSLTVDDFANSGQVGTARYMAPEVLESRVNLEDLESFKQMDVYSMALVLWEMASRCEVVGEVKNYELPFGSKVQEQPCVDTMRDIVLHGRGRPEIPSSWLVHQGMRFLCDTITECWDHDPEARLTAHCVAERFNLMAQMDCDDILNNNTDNEASKTASPGGEHQDSDGSRNVQ from the exons gcccgcggcggcagcgccctCGCCTTTGCTTTCCTCCCCGCAGGCTACTCCATGCTGCAGAGCAAAGAGGTGATCCCAGTGGCCGCCATCAGCCTCCTGCCCCCACTGCTGGTGGCGGTGATGATTACGGTGATATTTTACCTCTGCCGCACGCAGAAGCGGCGCAAGAGAGCCAAGGCATGGGGTGGGAAACCAGGACAGCCCCCCGCACTGCCAGAGCCGGGGAGGTCTGCTGAGGGGGAGGAGAAGTTGTCCGTGCTGATGGACGAGAGCTCGGCCAGTGCCAGCCCCACCTGCGCCAGCAGCCGCCCCGCCGAGCTGCTCCCCATCGAGCTGGACGAGATGGTGGGCAAAGGGCAGTTTGCGGAGGTGTGGCGGGCCAAGCTGAGCCACAGCCGCTCGGGGCAGTACGAGACGGTGGCCGTGAAGATCTTCCCCTGTGAGGAGTACTCCTCCTGGAAGAATGAGAGCCAGATCTTCACCGACGCCAGCCTCAAGCACGACAGCGTCCTGCGGTTCCTCACCGCCGAGGACCGGGGCACAGGGCCCCGTCGGGAGTACTGGCTCATCACCGCCTACCACAGCCGGGGCAACCTCAAGGACTACCTCTCCCGCCACGTCCTGAGCTGGATGGACCTGCAGAAGATGGCAGGCTCGCTGGTGAATGGGGTGGCCCACCTCCACAGCGACTACACCGCCTGCGGCAGGCCAAAAATCCCCATCGCCCACCGGGACATCAAAAGCACCAACGTCTTGGTGAAGAATGAGCAGGAGTGTGTGCTCTGCGACTTTGGCATCGCCATACGCCTCGACCCTTCCCTGACGGTGGATGACTTTGCCAACAGCGGGCAG GTAGGCACCGCCAGGTACATGGCCCCAGAGGTCCTGGAGTCCAGGGTGAACCTGGAAGACCTGGAGTCTTTCAAGCAGATGGATGTCTACTCCATGGCCCTTGTTTTGTGGGAAATGGCCTCCAGATGTGAAGTGGTAGGAG AGGTAAAGAATTATGAGCTGCCTTTTGGATCAAAAGTCCAGGAGCAGCCCTGCGTGGACACCATGAGAGACATCGTGCTGCATGGCAGAGGGCGACCCGAGATCCCCAGCAGCTGGCTCGTGCATCAG GGAATGCGTTTTCTGTGTGACACCATCACGGAGTGCTGGGACCACGACCCCGAGGCTCGCCTCACCGCCCACTGTGTGGCCGAGCGCTTCAACCTGATGGCACAGATGGATTGTGATGACATCCTCAACAACAACACGGACAACGAGGCCAGCAAAACAGCTTCTCCAGGCGGGGAGCACCAGGACAGtgatgggagcagaaatgtgcaGTGA